In Synechocystis sp. PCC 6714, the following are encoded in one genomic region:
- the tgt gene encoding tRNA guanosine(34) transglycosylase Tgt: MPLPSVNFTYQCQARCSHSQVRAGIFQTPHGPVETPRFMPVGTLATVKGITPAQLADTQAQMVLANTYHLHLQPGEKIIAAAGGVHKFMGWPGPMLTDSGGFQVFSLSQLRTIDERGVTFRSPRDGRLIDMTPENSIRIQNALGADVIMAFDECPPGQGDRPMVERATARTYRWLERCIEAHQRPQDQALFAIVQGGTFLDLRSQAVEKLLALDLPGYAIGGVSVGEAPALIDKVVQHTAPLLPAHKPRYLMGVGTYREMARAIFAGIDLFDCVIPTRFGRHGTALVQGERWNLKNATFREDHRPLDENCPCYTCQTFSRAYLNHLIRSREMLGYILLSLHNITELIRFTQSIRQAILNDTFTQDFAHWLTPPGQLEEKSGQLPIFCGDP; this comes from the coding sequence GTGCCATTGCCTAGTGTGAATTTTACTTATCAGTGCCAAGCCCGGTGTTCCCATAGCCAAGTCCGGGCTGGAATTTTTCAGACTCCCCATGGGCCGGTGGAAACTCCCCGTTTTATGCCCGTGGGCACCCTTGCTACGGTTAAAGGCATTACCCCCGCCCAGCTGGCTGACACCCAAGCCCAAATGGTGCTGGCCAACACCTACCATTTGCATTTGCAACCGGGGGAAAAGATCATTGCGGCCGCTGGGGGAGTACACAAATTTATGGGCTGGCCAGGCCCCATGTTGACGGATTCCGGTGGATTCCAGGTTTTTAGTCTCAGTCAATTACGCACCATTGATGAAAGGGGAGTGACATTTCGATCGCCGAGGGATGGCCGCTTGATTGACATGACCCCGGAGAATTCCATCCGCATCCAGAATGCTTTGGGAGCAGACGTAATCATGGCGTTTGATGAATGCCCCCCTGGCCAGGGCGATCGCCCCATGGTGGAACGGGCCACAGCCCGCACCTACCGCTGGCTAGAAAGGTGTATTGAAGCCCATCAAAGACCCCAGGATCAAGCCCTGTTTGCCATTGTCCAGGGAGGGACCTTTTTAGATTTGCGTTCCCAAGCAGTGGAAAAATTACTTGCTTTGGATTTACCGGGTTACGCCATTGGCGGAGTGAGCGTTGGGGAAGCACCAGCACTGATTGATAAAGTAGTGCAACACACTGCCCCATTATTACCAGCGCATAAACCTCGCTATCTGATGGGTGTGGGCACCTACCGGGAAATGGCCAGGGCAATTTTTGCTGGCATTGATTTATTCGATTGTGTTATTCCCACCCGTTTTGGTCGCCATGGGACAGCCCTAGTACAGGGAGAACGATGGAATTTAAAAAACGCCACTTTCCGCGAAGATCATCGCCCCTTGGATGAAAACTGCCCTTGCTACACTTGTCAAACTTTTTCCCGCGCTTACCTAAACCATTTGATACGCTCCAGGGAAATGTTGGGCTACATTCTGCTTTCTTTGCACAATATTACGGAATTAATCCGCTTCACCCAAAGCATCCGCCAAGCAATTTTAAATGATACGTTCACCCAAGATTTTGCCCATTGGCTAACTCCACCAGGGCAACTTGAGGAAAAATCTGGACAATTACCGATCTTTTGTGGAGACCCATAG
- a CDS encoding PetM family cytochrome b6-f complex subunit 7, translated as MTAESMLANGAFIMIGLTLLGLAWGFVIIKLQGSEE; from the coding sequence ATGACCGCTGAAAGCATGTTGGCCAATGGCGCTTTTATCATGATTGGCTTGACCTTGTTAGGATTAGCCTGGGGCTTCGTGATCATCAAGCTCCAAGGTAGCGAAGAATAG
- the pdxA gene encoding 4-hydroxythreonine-4-phosphate dehydrogenase PdxA codes for MDCMSLPRLILTLGDPAGIGPEVVLKALAGDGLAKICQLTVIGSRSPLAQTYEQLLGQNSGLNLADPEKINLLEVDLSNVGKINVGRGDAVSGAISFAYLDEAITRTLAGEFDAIVTAPIAKSAWQAAGHNYPGQTEVLAHRAGVERFAMMFVGRSPFTGWTLRTLLATTHIPLKDVPQALTPELMDNKLDLLLSCLAQDFGIDEPSVAIAGLNPHSGEEGKLGNEEQEWLIPWLEQARQKYPQAELVGPIPPDTMWVGPGRAWLTDGQAKVPHAYLALYHDQGLIPVKLLAFDQAINTTIGLPFVRTSPDHGTAFDIAGQGIARADSLIAAIKLAVELVEQRCRPLAGNRASSSEINQIR; via the coding sequence ATGGATTGTATGAGTTTACCCCGTTTAATTTTGACCCTGGGAGATCCAGCGGGAATTGGCCCCGAAGTGGTACTCAAAGCTTTGGCTGGAGACGGGTTGGCGAAAATTTGTCAGTTAACGGTAATTGGTTCCCGATCGCCGTTGGCCCAAACCTACGAGCAACTGTTGGGCCAAAATTCGGGCTTAAACCTAGCAGATCCGGAAAAAATTAATTTGCTAGAAGTGGATCTGTCCAATGTGGGAAAAATAAACGTTGGTCGGGGAGATGCCGTTAGTGGCGCCATTAGTTTTGCTTATTTAGATGAAGCTATTACCAGAACTTTGGCGGGGGAATTTGATGCCATTGTCACTGCCCCGATCGCCAAATCTGCTTGGCAGGCCGCTGGCCATAATTATCCAGGGCAAACGGAAGTTTTGGCCCATCGGGCTGGGGTGGAACGCTTTGCCATGATGTTTGTAGGGCGATCGCCCTTTACTGGTTGGACTTTACGCACGTTGCTAGCCACGACCCATATTCCTTTGAAAGATGTCCCCCAAGCATTAACCCCAGAGTTAATGGACAACAAACTAGATTTATTGCTCAGTTGTCTAGCTCAGGATTTTGGCATTGACGAACCCTCCGTGGCGATCGCCGGCTTGAATCCCCACAGTGGCGAAGAAGGAAAATTAGGCAACGAAGAGCAGGAATGGTTAATTCCTTGGTTGGAGCAGGCTCGGCAAAAATATCCCCAGGCCGAACTAGTTGGCCCCATTCCCCCGGATACCATGTGGGTCGGCCCGGGCAGGGCTTGGTTAACCGATGGTCAAGCTAAAGTCCCCCATGCTTACCTGGCTTTGTACCATGACCAAGGCTTAATTCCCGTCAAACTGCTGGCTTTTGATCAAGCCATTAACACCACCATCGGTTTGCCCTTTGTCCGCACTTCCCCTGACCACGGCACTGCTTTTGACATTGCTGGGCAAGGCATTGCCAGGGCAGATAGTCTCATT